One Cryobacterium roopkundense genomic region harbors:
- a CDS encoding glycosyltransferase — translation MRMILLRLVVILTVLLGVNYIAWRWLFSLNWDAWWVAVPLVIAETYSLIDVTLFSMTMWRARERPAPPEASDGLTVDVFITTYNESVDLVSGTARAARGIRYPHTTWILDDGKRPAMAALARDLDIGYITRGDDWSGRPLHAKAGNLNNALMNTEGEFMLILDADQVPLPDILHRTLGYFTNPLVALVQTPQVFGNVATGDPLGSQAPLFYGPIQQGKDGWNAAFFCGSNAVVRRESLMQLGITRYVLETEIAVTRALAGSARVLRRARRSADAQDPVAQTVLVEVEEAVKDTRRAITDGMSIGQATYDLQHRIGAYTRGMVESDVRLLALDLVAIRELHTETDAGWDVLLDVDKTVDALSSRDLSPLGALESVQALLRSIDMDRAHEAQPLMPLATISVTEDMATSMRLHGLGWRTVYHNELLAVGLAPEDLGTMLTQRLRWAQGTMQVFLRENPLLQGGLSTPQRLMYFSTMWSYLSGFAAVVYFTAPAVFLIFGVLPVDTTALEFFLRFLPVMVINQLLFVVASHGISTWRGQQYSLALFPVWINATVSAVANVLFRVPLDFAVTAKTRQGTGPQWRLITPQIVAATVLVIASVIGVVRLAVGIGEPIGTFVNLAWVFFDLVILSVLVSAVRFQGFEPNKEAAAWNSQ, via the coding sequence ATGCGCATGATTCTGCTGCGCTTGGTGGTGATTCTCACAGTCCTGCTCGGAGTGAACTACATCGCGTGGCGCTGGCTGTTCTCGCTGAATTGGGACGCCTGGTGGGTCGCCGTGCCGCTCGTGATCGCCGAGACGTACAGCCTCATTGATGTCACTCTGTTCAGCATGACGATGTGGCGGGCGCGTGAACGCCCGGCACCCCCTGAGGCGAGCGACGGTCTCACGGTTGACGTGTTTATCACGACCTACAACGAGTCCGTCGACCTCGTCTCCGGCACGGCGCGGGCGGCACGAGGCATCCGGTATCCCCATACGACCTGGATTCTCGACGACGGCAAGCGTCCGGCGATGGCCGCGCTCGCCCGCGACCTCGATATCGGGTACATCACGCGCGGCGACGACTGGTCAGGCCGTCCCCTGCACGCCAAGGCCGGCAACCTCAACAACGCTCTGATGAATACGGAGGGTGAGTTCATGCTCATCCTCGACGCCGATCAGGTACCGCTGCCGGATATCCTCCACCGCACGCTCGGCTACTTCACTAACCCGCTTGTGGCGCTGGTGCAAACGCCGCAGGTCTTCGGCAATGTGGCCACCGGCGACCCCCTCGGCAGTCAGGCCCCGCTGTTCTACGGCCCGATCCAGCAGGGCAAAGACGGCTGGAACGCCGCGTTCTTCTGCGGGTCGAACGCCGTCGTGCGTCGGGAATCGCTCATGCAACTCGGCATCACCCGTTATGTGCTGGAGACGGAAATTGCCGTTACTCGTGCCCTGGCCGGATCGGCGCGGGTGTTGAGACGTGCCAGGCGGTCGGCGGACGCTCAGGACCCGGTGGCGCAGACCGTGCTCGTGGAGGTGGAGGAGGCAGTGAAAGACACTCGTCGGGCCATCACCGATGGCATGAGCATCGGGCAGGCGACGTACGATTTGCAGCATCGGATCGGCGCGTACACCCGCGGAATGGTGGAGTCCGACGTGCGACTGCTGGCCCTGGACCTCGTGGCGATCCGGGAGTTGCACACCGAGACGGATGCCGGGTGGGATGTACTGCTCGACGTCGATAAGACCGTCGACGCCCTGTCGAGCCGGGATCTCTCTCCGCTCGGCGCCCTCGAATCCGTGCAGGCGCTTCTGCGCTCGATAGACATGGACCGTGCCCACGAAGCCCAGCCGCTGATGCCACTGGCCACGATCAGCGTGACGGAAGACATGGCCACGTCCATGCGCCTTCACGGACTGGGCTGGCGCACCGTTTACCACAACGAACTACTTGCTGTCGGGCTTGCGCCGGAAGACCTGGGCACCATGCTCACCCAGCGTCTGCGCTGGGCACAGGGCACCATGCAGGTGTTCCTGCGTGAGAACCCGCTCCTGCAGGGAGGGCTGAGCACCCCGCAACGACTGATGTACTTCTCCACGATGTGGAGCTACCTCAGCGGGTTCGCAGCGGTCGTCTACTTCACCGCCCCGGCGGTTTTCCTCATCTTCGGCGTGCTCCCCGTGGACACGACCGCACTCGAGTTCTTCCTGCGCTTCCTGCCGGTCATGGTGATCAATCAGCTCCTCTTTGTGGTGGCCAGTCACGGCATCTCGACCTGGCGCGGCCAGCAATACAGCCTCGCCCTCTTCCCCGTGTGGATTAACGCCACCGTATCCGCCGTCGCCAACGTGTTGTTCCGGGTGCCGCTCGACTTTGCCGTGACGGCCAAGACCCGGCAAGGCACCGGGCCGCAGTGGCGCCTGATCACCCCACAGATCGTCGCGGCGACCGTTCTCGTGATCGCCAGCGTGATCGGTGTCGTGCGGCTGGCGGTCGGCATCGGCGAACCGATCGGTACCTTCGTCAACCTCGCCTGGGTCTTCTTCGACCTGGTTATCCTCAGCGTCCTCGTGTCCGCAGTACGGTTTCAGGGATTCGAACCCAATAAGGAAGCAGCCGCATGGAATTCTCAGTAA
- a CDS encoding GGDEF domain-containing protein: protein MPLDAATLMLVSGLVTVVCGVSFVVNTAYLRSDGPGRIWSVAYIAAVMSAVSYNLHMHGPDGWWPMVVGHVTIVIAVGALWSGLRLDNRRSSLLWVVLLVAGFVLAATLLHGPGEREWTAAAELPASVALLSGLGCAEAARGALRRNLNGRILACAFGAVAIFGLVRTVLFVVANDLVVASFGEGVTALLNMSFVIAATIAVSVLRAEQGGRSAVGDQTTGIHSAAGVLSPSAFAQAGTDHLDRACKRGVGLALIGAEIDNLPAINAAFGRRAGDDAINEFARTLRFALPVMSLIGHRDSGRFVVLARATSPSEALVLTGRIRTAMVQNPLSRLSSIRLTASFGIADSFDHGHDFEALCAAADAALGTVQKSGGNDALVAPAPVVPAPE from the coding sequence ATGCCGCTCGACGCGGCGACGCTCATGCTGGTGAGCGGCCTGGTCACGGTCGTCTGCGGGGTCTCGTTCGTGGTCAACACCGCCTATTTGCGCAGTGACGGCCCGGGTCGCATCTGGAGCGTCGCCTACATTGCGGCCGTCATGTCCGCGGTGTCGTACAACCTGCACATGCACGGCCCCGACGGCTGGTGGCCCATGGTGGTGGGGCACGTCACGATCGTGATCGCGGTCGGGGCGCTCTGGTCGGGGCTGCGGCTTGACAACCGACGGAGTTCGCTGCTGTGGGTCGTGCTGCTCGTGGCGGGCTTCGTGCTTGCGGCCACCCTGCTGCACGGGCCGGGCGAGCGGGAATGGACGGCGGCCGCCGAGCTGCCGGCGTCGGTGGCGCTGCTGAGCGGCCTGGGCTGTGCCGAAGCAGCCAGGGGTGCCCTGCGCCGCAATCTGAACGGCCGTATCCTCGCGTGCGCCTTCGGAGCGGTGGCGATCTTCGGGCTCGTGCGGACCGTGTTGTTCGTCGTGGCGAACGATCTCGTCGTCGCTTCCTTCGGCGAGGGGGTCACGGCGCTGCTGAACATGTCGTTTGTGATTGCGGCCACGATCGCCGTGTCGGTGCTGCGAGCCGAACAGGGCGGGCGAAGCGCTGTTGGGGACCAGACCACAGGCATCCATTCTGCCGCGGGAGTGCTCTCGCCGTCCGCATTCGCCCAGGCCGGAACCGACCATCTCGACAGGGCCTGCAAACGTGGCGTCGGCCTCGCGCTGATCGGCGCCGAGATCGACAATCTGCCCGCGATCAACGCGGCCTTCGGGCGCCGGGCCGGCGACGATGCGATCAACGAGTTCGCGCGCACGCTGCGCTTCGCGTTGCCGGTGATGAGCCTGATCGGGCATCGTGATTCCGGGCGGTTCGTCGTGCTCGCCCGGGCCACGTCTCCCTCGGAGGCGCTCGTGCTCACCGGCCGCATTCGCACGGCCATGGTGCAGAATCCGCTCTCGAGGCTGTCGAGCATCCGCCTCACCGCCAGTTTTGGCATTGCCGACAGCTTCGATCACGGGCACGATTTCGAGGCGTTGTGTGCGGCAGCGGATGCCGCGCTCGGCACCGTGCAGAAGTCCGGCGGCAACGACGCGCTCGTCGCCCCGGCGCCGGTTGTGCCCGCCCCTGAGTGA
- a CDS encoding sensor histidine kinase, which yields MTTRAARDEGRTAINRAVFLTQLIVAGATLVLVLVSTVVFPELLRDPLYFGGVMLIFLATGLSAGVPWHRLDKRWIAVIPVLDLIGIIVAREGAPLLGVTFLLVFPVIWLATHFGARGAAGSVVLATLLLYGVLFLRGEDLPPDEIPRLAILPVVLAFLAATTYATTRRAAAQRVLLTQQAVLFEDALRRSTRQKSILDALFNSVDFGVVGFDIAGRTNFINRAQRELFSRFGADDNGHLAHHVVFHEDRVTPYSIADTPYQRALRGETIDRLTVWLGKPGTPQLAVLISARPILDEKGNTDGGIMVTRDVTAEIRAITARDDLVASVSHELRTPLTSILGYLELSLDDDSLDPSTRRMLEVASKNADRLLALVADLLTTASTAKNELTIVSAPCTLDTIVAEAVESLAPLAAERSIRFVQGLLPVVQVSADAFRLRQVVDNVLSNAVKYNVAAGSISVTLSATIDSAELRVTDTGRGMTDDEQQNLFNRFYRADSVRGSSVHGTGLGLNISREIMRRHGGDLRLESTFGVGTTAIATLPIRAAHAEAAP from the coding sequence GTGACCACTCGCGCGGCGCGCGACGAGGGTCGCACGGCAATCAATCGAGCGGTCTTCCTCACCCAGCTGATCGTCGCCGGGGCCACTCTCGTGCTCGTGCTCGTCTCCACGGTGGTCTTCCCCGAGCTGCTGCGCGATCCGCTCTATTTCGGCGGCGTCATGCTGATCTTCCTGGCCACCGGGCTGTCGGCCGGTGTGCCCTGGCACCGGCTGGACAAACGCTGGATCGCCGTCATTCCGGTTCTCGACCTGATCGGCATCATCGTGGCCCGCGAGGGTGCACCGTTGCTCGGTGTCACCTTCCTCCTGGTCTTCCCGGTGATCTGGCTCGCCACCCATTTCGGGGCGCGCGGCGCCGCCGGCAGCGTCGTTCTGGCGACCCTGCTGCTCTACGGTGTGCTCTTCCTGCGCGGGGAAGACCTGCCGCCGGATGAAATCCCGCGTCTGGCCATCCTTCCGGTCGTCCTGGCCTTCCTGGCGGCCACCACGTATGCCACCACCCGGCGGGCGGCGGCGCAGCGGGTGCTTCTCACCCAGCAGGCGGTGCTGTTCGAAGACGCCCTGCGGCGCTCCACCCGCCAGAAGTCGATCCTTGATGCGCTCTTCAACTCCGTGGACTTCGGTGTGGTCGGGTTCGACATCGCCGGGCGCACGAACTTCATCAACCGGGCGCAGCGGGAGCTCTTCAGCCGATTCGGCGCCGACGACAACGGCCACCTCGCCCATCACGTCGTGTTCCACGAAGACCGCGTCACCCCGTATTCGATCGCCGACACCCCCTACCAGCGGGCCCTCCGTGGGGAAACCATCGACCGGCTCACGGTGTGGCTGGGGAAGCCGGGCACACCGCAGCTAGCCGTGCTCATCTCGGCCCGCCCCATCCTCGATGAGAAGGGCAACACCGACGGAGGCATTATGGTGACGCGCGACGTGACCGCCGAGATCCGGGCGATCACCGCCAGGGATGACCTCGTGGCATCCGTTTCCCACGAGCTGCGCACGCCGCTCACCTCGATCCTGGGCTACCTCGAACTCTCGCTCGACGACGACAGCCTCGACCCGTCCACGCGCCGCATGCTGGAGGTGGCGTCGAAGAACGCTGACCGCCTGCTGGCCCTCGTGGCCGACCTGCTCACCACCGCGAGCACCGCCAAGAACGAACTGACCATCGTGTCGGCTCCGTGCACCCTAGACACCATCGTGGCCGAGGCGGTCGAGTCGCTCGCTCCGCTGGCGGCCGAGCGCAGCATCCGCTTCGTGCAGGGCCTCCTGCCCGTTGTGCAGGTGTCGGCGGATGCCTTTCGGCTGCGCCAGGTGGTCGACAACGTGCTCTCGAACGCGGTCAAGTACAACGTGGCCGCCGGCAGTATCTCGGTGACGCTCAGCGCGACGATTGACTCGGCCGAGTTGCGCGTGACCGACACCGGCCGGGGAATGACAGACGACGAGCAGCAGAACCTTTTCAATCGGTTCTATCGGGCCGACTCGGTGCGGGGCTCGAGCGTGCACGGCACCGGGCTGGGGCTCAACATCAGCCGGGAGATCATGCGCAGGCACGGCGGGGACCTGCGGCTCGAATCCACCTTCGGGGTGGGCACGACAGCCATCGCCACGCTGCCCATCCGGGCGGCGCACGCAGAGGCGGCCCCCTGA
- a CDS encoding response regulator transcription factor, which produces MGTETDERRVAVIIEDDADIRDLLEAVLTQAGFETVPTSNGLDGVRAVREHNPIVTTLDVSMPGIDGFETARRIRSFSTTYLVMLTARSEEIDTLQGLESGADDYLTKPFRPRELRARIDAMLRRPRRNVATETVEEAAAQSAAPIDGSAASADAADQTSDDWIDHNGLRLNSSERLVSLEGSRLELTRTEFDLLATLLESQRRVRSKADLALLLRGDTYSDAYFVNEADKRAVEVHMGNLRRKLGDSITAPRWLETVRGVGYRLAAREKV; this is translated from the coding sequence ATGGGGACGGAAACAGACGAGAGACGCGTGGCCGTCATCATCGAGGATGACGCCGATATCCGCGACCTGCTCGAGGCCGTGCTCACCCAGGCCGGCTTCGAGACCGTGCCCACGAGCAACGGCCTTGACGGGGTGCGCGCGGTGCGCGAGCACAACCCGATCGTGACCACCCTCGACGTGAGCATGCCCGGCATCGACGGATTCGAGACGGCCCGGCGCATCCGCTCCTTCAGCACGACCTACCTGGTGATGCTCACAGCGCGCAGCGAGGAGATCGACACACTGCAGGGTCTCGAGTCCGGAGCGGATGACTACCTCACCAAGCCGTTCCGCCCGCGGGAACTGCGCGCCCGCATCGACGCCATGCTGCGTCGCCCGCGTCGCAACGTCGCCACCGAAACCGTCGAGGAGGCTGCGGCCCAGTCGGCGGCCCCGATCGACGGCTCGGCCGCGTCGGCCGACGCCGCAGACCAGACCTCCGACGACTGGATTGACCACAACGGCCTGCGGCTGAACAGTTCGGAGCGGCTCGTGAGCCTCGAGGGCAGCCGGCTTGAGCTGACCCGAACCGAGTTCGACCTGCTCGCCACCCTGCTGGAGAGCCAGCGACGGGTGCGCAGTAAGGCAGACCTCGCCCTGCTGCTGCGAGGCGATACGTATTCGGATGCCTACTTCGTGAACGAGGCCGACAAACGGGCCGTCGAGGTACACATGGGGAACCTTCGCCGCAAGCTCGGCGACAGCATCACGGCGCCGCGCTGGCTCGAAACCGTGCGTGGGGTGGGCTACCGCCTCGCCGCCCGCGAAAAGGTCTGA
- a CDS encoding STAS domain-containing protein, which translates to MEFSVKNLSGGVAVVQVDGRLNMVTAPRLREVVSASVAKGDIRVVVDLSKVTFIDSSGLGALISGLKTARQAGGDLRIAAPNEQVRLVLQLTNMERVLTSYPDSVSAYGS; encoded by the coding sequence ATGGAATTCTCAGTAAAGAACCTCTCCGGGGGCGTGGCCGTCGTGCAGGTGGATGGGCGGCTGAACATGGTGACCGCTCCACGTTTGCGGGAAGTCGTGTCGGCATCCGTCGCGAAGGGGGACATCCGCGTTGTCGTGGACCTGTCCAAGGTGACGTTTATCGATTCTTCCGGACTCGGCGCGCTCATTAGCGGGCTCAAGACCGCTCGGCAGGCCGGCGGCGATCTGCGCATCGCAGCACCCAATGAACAGGTGCGCCTGGTATTGCAGCTCACCAACATGGAGCGTGTGCTGACGAGCTACCCCGACTCGGTTTCGGCATACGGAAGTTGA
- a CDS encoding DUF1801 domain-containing protein, producing the protein MRKQPVPVEVENYFDDLLPAARAVLYPVIDAVRDAMPPGYELGMHFGMPGWVIPLTRYPKTYNGQPLAYVSLAAQKNYHSLYLMGLYSNPARDAAFRAEWAATGRALNMGKSCLRFRSLADVDLDIIARTVAGTSVHDYLGEYERIKHPS; encoded by the coding sequence GTGAGAAAACAACCCGTCCCGGTCGAGGTCGAGAACTATTTCGACGATCTGCTGCCGGCCGCTCGCGCCGTGCTGTACCCGGTGATCGATGCGGTGCGTGATGCCATGCCGCCCGGGTACGAGCTGGGTATGCACTTCGGCATGCCGGGCTGGGTGATTCCGCTCACACGCTACCCGAAGACCTATAACGGTCAGCCGCTGGCGTACGTGAGCCTTGCGGCGCAGAAAAACTATCACTCCCTCTACCTGATGGGGCTCTACAGCAACCCGGCACGGGATGCCGCATTCCGCGCCGAGTGGGCCGCCACCGGCCGCGCGCTCAACATGGGGAAAAGCTGTCTGCGCTTTCGTAGCCTCGCCGACGTGGATCTCGACATCATTGCGCGCACCGTGGCCGGCACGAGCGTGCACGACTACCTCGGCGAGTACGAACGCATCAAACACCCGTCCTGA
- a CDS encoding ATP-binding protein codes for MSLHTLRLHVPPDTVNAVHDLLENVWADEPDVSLIDRISFETAVIELASNIIRHAEADTDAGITCILRLEISADRIQATLRDTGTAGLVGLPSVDMPDESAESGRGIPLIQALVHELDYNRDGNMNEWHITRRRE; via the coding sequence GTGAGCCTGCACACGCTCCGTCTGCACGTGCCACCCGATACGGTGAACGCCGTGCACGACCTGCTCGAAAACGTCTGGGCGGATGAGCCCGACGTCTCGCTGATCGACCGGATCAGTTTCGAGACGGCTGTGATCGAGCTCGCCTCGAACATCATCCGGCACGCCGAAGCGGATACCGACGCCGGTATCACCTGCATCCTCCGACTGGAGATTTCAGCAGACCGGATTCAGGCCACGCTGCGCGACACCGGCACGGCCGGACTGGTGGGGCTGCCCTCGGTGGACATGCCCGACGAGTCCGCCGAATCGGGTCGGGGTATCCCGCTGATCCAGGCACTCGTGCACGAACTTGATTACAACCGAGATGGGAACATGAACGAGTGGCACATCACACGAAGGCGCGAATAA